A genomic stretch from Natronomonas gomsonensis includes:
- a CDS encoding site-2 protease family protein has product MKNFRVGSAFGIPIKLDLTFLLILPVFAYLIGIQLESLVDLLNAQFTVEFDAAVLAASAVTRFGIGLAAALGLFFCVVLHEFGHSLVARRYGVHIDSITLWLLGGIAQMQEIPEDWKQEFNIAIAGPIVSVLAGMGSYFAFRIVPDGGFLLEAAQFTLAYLAIMNIVLAVFNMLPGFPMDGGRILRALLARNRPHAQATQQAARVGQLFAILLGLFGLLINFNPLLIVLAFFIYIAAASESTRTVMNAAFEGVTVSDVMTPRDRLDVVSPKTTVAELVERMFRERHTGYPVMEGDRVAGVVTLDDAREIDSVERDAYRVEDIMSHDIHAVEPDVSVMDAFETMQQNGVGRLLVIEGETDEATGRLVGLLSRTDVMTALDIVKSGGSPSRRSVDGDARAAGTLDRERI; this is encoded by the coding sequence ATGAAGAACTTCCGCGTCGGCAGCGCCTTCGGGATACCAATCAAATTGGACCTGACGTTCCTGCTGATTCTGCCGGTGTTCGCCTATCTCATCGGAATCCAGTTGGAGAGTCTCGTCGACCTCCTCAACGCGCAGTTCACCGTCGAGTTCGACGCCGCGGTGTTGGCGGCTTCGGCGGTGACCCGCTTCGGTATCGGATTGGCCGCGGCGTTGGGGCTGTTCTTCTGTGTCGTCCTCCACGAGTTCGGCCACTCGCTGGTGGCGCGTCGCTACGGCGTCCACATCGACTCGATTACGCTGTGGCTGCTCGGCGGCATCGCACAGATGCAGGAGATTCCCGAAGACTGGAAACAGGAGTTCAACATCGCCATCGCCGGACCGATAGTCTCGGTGTTGGCGGGCATGGGCTCGTATTTCGCCTTCCGAATCGTTCCCGACGGTGGCTTCCTGCTGGAAGCGGCCCAGTTCACGCTCGCGTATCTCGCCATCATGAACATCGTGCTGGCGGTGTTCAACATGCTCCCGGGCTTTCCGATGGACGGCGGCCGCATCCTCCGGGCACTGTTGGCCCGGAACCGGCCACACGCCCAAGCCACCCAGCAGGCTGCCCGCGTCGGCCAACTGTTCGCCATCCTCCTGGGGCTGTTCGGCCTGCTCATCAACTTCAATCCGCTGCTCATCGTGCTGGCGTTCTTCATCTACATCGCCGCCGCCTCGGAATCGACGCGAACGGTGATGAACGCAGCCTTCGAGGGCGTCACCGTCAGCGACGTGATGACCCCGCGGGACCGACTCGACGTGGTTTCCCCGAAGACGACTGTCGCCGAGTTGGTCGAACGGATGTTCCGTGAACGCCACACCGGCTACCCGGTCATGGAGGGCGACCGCGTCGCCGGCGTCGTCACCCTCGACGACGCCCGCGAAATAGACTCGGTCGAACGCGACGCCTACCGCGTCGAGGACATCATGAGCCACGACATCCACGCCGTCGAACCGGACGTGTCGGTGATGGACGCCTTCGAGACGATGCAACAGAACGGCGTCGGTCGCCTGCTCGTCATCGAAGGCGAAACCGACGAGGCGACCGGGCGACTCGTCGGCCTACTCTCCCGAACCGACGTGATGACCGCCCTCGACATCGTGAAGTCGGGTGGGTCACCGAGTCGCCGGTCCGTCGACGGCGACGCTCGGGCCGCCGGGACGCTGGACCGCGAGCGCATCTGA
- a CDS encoding cupin domain-containing protein: MSEPESESDRPLVRRDDDIEYEAVSAAEGLSKGVLVGPEHGAPNLALRRFVLEAGAEVPKHTNDIEHEQYVLKGEYTVGLGDEEYTVSAGDSLHIPAGTVHWYRNESDDPGAFICAVPNGDDAIELLE; this comes from the coding sequence ATGTCCGAACCGGAATCCGAATCCGACCGACCGCTGGTCCGCCGCGACGACGACATCGAGTACGAAGCCGTCTCGGCCGCCGAGGGCCTTTCGAAGGGCGTCCTCGTCGGCCCCGAACATGGCGCGCCGAACCTCGCGTTGCGGCGCTTCGTCCTCGAAGCCGGCGCCGAGGTGCCGAAACACACCAACGACATCGAACACGAACAGTACGTCCTGAAAGGCGAGTACACCGTCGGACTCGGTGACGAGGAGTACACCGTCTCGGCGGGCGACTCGCTGCACATCCCCGCCGGAACGGTCCACTGGTATCGCAACGAAAGCGACGACCCGGGAGCGTTCATCTGTGCGGTGCCGAACGGCGACGACGCTATCGAACTGCTGGAGTAA
- a CDS encoding GYD domain-containing protein: protein MSTYVHLMELGKESLETMERSPDRRQAAREMVADHGGELLSMYYTFGRYDVVAVAEYPDDGAAARAAITFRGEGNTSVETLPAFTEAEWDEEVVEKLA from the coding sequence ATGTCAACCTACGTCCACCTGATGGAACTCGGCAAGGAGAGCCTCGAAACGATGGAGCGGAGTCCGGACAGACGGCAGGCCGCCCGCGAGATGGTCGCCGACCACGGCGGTGAGTTGCTGTCGATGTACTACACGTTCGGCCGGTACGACGTGGTCGCCGTCGCCGAATACCCGGACGACGGCGCGGCCGCACGCGCCGCCATCACGTTCCGCGGCGAGGGCAACACCAGCGTCGAGACCCTGCCGGCGTTCACCGAAGCCGAGTGGGACGAGGAGGTCGTCGAGAAACTGGCGTGA
- a CDS encoding DEAD/DEAH box helicase, whose product MSQQVAEVDTLFLHEARDDFTVVARRDGERLLQGRLDLKETSAGPRPGRFRVKDGDDEIPRRPEQFVEMARRAGRIRISQQTSREGRRDLEAMLEGYQLDAKQVRTCRICAGKGRYSPLTSETAIKYDNEHICLDCAKRELEREANYRGLRSGARDRLEDLLLEVGDLERVANLLSGQLDPELTKFDEISATTDDIDLVPTSDIDVHPELKTRLEEFDTLLPVQSLAVDNDLLEGRDQLVVSATATGKTLVGELAGIDRALKGEGKMLFLVPLVALANQKHEDFEDDYGDLLDVTIRVGASRIRDSGNRFDPQSDVIVGTYEGIDHALRTGKDLGDIGTVVIDEVHTLGEEERGHRLDGLISRLKHYSETNDCDTQYVYLSATVGNPGDLAGKLDAQLIEFEERPVPIERHVTFADGGEKLDIENKLVRRAFDSKSSKGYRGQTIIFTNSRRRCHEISRQLEYDSAPYHAGLDYGRRKQVERQFGEQDLAAVVTTAALAAGVDFPASQVIFDSLAMGIEWLSVQEFEQMLGRAGRPDYHDKGTVYTLVEPDCSYHSSMEMTEDEVAFKLLKGEMEPVVTRYDEAAAIEETLANITVAGKRAKALNDRMVGEVPTKHAVGKLIEYEFIDGFQPTPLGRAVTEHFLAPDEAFVMLDAIRKGAEPYELVAEIELRDEH is encoded by the coding sequence GTGTCACAGCAGGTCGCCGAGGTCGACACGCTGTTCCTCCACGAGGCGCGTGACGATTTCACCGTGGTCGCACGCCGCGACGGCGAGCGACTGCTACAGGGTCGCCTCGATTTAAAAGAGACCAGCGCCGGTCCCCGCCCCGGCCGTTTCCGTGTGAAGGACGGCGACGACGAGATACCGCGCCGTCCCGAGCAGTTCGTCGAGATGGCCCGCCGCGCCGGCCGCATACGTATCTCCCAGCAGACCTCTCGGGAGGGTCGCCGGGACCTCGAGGCCATGCTGGAGGGGTATCAACTCGACGCCAAACAGGTCCGGACCTGCCGCATCTGTGCGGGCAAGGGCCGGTACTCGCCGTTGACCTCCGAGACGGCCATCAAATACGACAACGAACACATCTGTCTCGACTGTGCGAAACGGGAACTCGAACGGGAGGCGAACTACCGGGGCCTCCGTTCGGGTGCCCGGGACCGTCTCGAAGACCTCCTGTTGGAGGTCGGCGACCTCGAACGCGTCGCGAACCTGCTTTCGGGACAACTCGACCCCGAACTGACGAAGTTCGACGAAATCTCGGCGACGACCGACGACATCGACCTCGTTCCGACGAGCGACATCGACGTACATCCGGAGTTGAAAACGCGACTCGAGGAGTTCGACACCCTGCTGCCCGTTCAGAGTCTCGCCGTCGACAACGACCTCTTGGAGGGACGCGACCAGCTCGTCGTGAGCGCCACCGCGACCGGCAAGACGCTCGTCGGCGAACTCGCCGGCATCGACCGCGCGCTCAAAGGCGAAGGCAAGATGCTGTTTCTCGTTCCCCTCGTCGCGCTCGCAAACCAGAAACACGAGGACTTCGAAGACGATTACGGCGACTTACTCGACGTGACGATTCGGGTGGGTGCCTCCCGCATCAGGGATTCGGGGAACCGCTTCGACCCCCAATCCGACGTCATCGTCGGTACCTACGAGGGCATCGACCACGCGCTTCGGACCGGCAAGGACCTTGGCGACATCGGCACCGTCGTCATCGACGAGGTCCACACGCTGGGCGAGGAGGAACGCGGCCACCGTCTCGACGGCCTCATCTCCCGACTCAAACACTACTCGGAAACGAACGACTGCGACACCCAGTACGTCTACCTCTCCGCGACGGTCGGCAATCCCGGTGACCTCGCCGGGAAACTCGACGCTCAACTCATCGAGTTCGAGGAACGACCGGTCCCCATCGAGCGCCACGTCACCTTCGCCGACGGCGGCGAGAAGTTGGATATCGAGAACAAACTCGTCCGGCGGGCCTTCGACTCGAAGTCCTCGAAGGGGTATCGCGGCCAGACCATCATCTTCACGAACTCCCGGCGGCGGTGTCACGAGATATCCCGGCAACTCGAGTACGATTCGGCGCCGTACCACGCCGGCCTCGATTACGGTCGCCGCAAGCAGGTCGAACGGCAGTTCGGCGAGCAGGACCTCGCGGCCGTCGTCACCACGGCGGCGCTCGCGGCGGGGGTCGACTTTCCGGCCTCACAGGTCATCTTCGACTCGCTGGCGATGGGCATCGAGTGGCTCTCTGTCCAGGAATTCGAACAGATGCTCGGCCGGGCCGGACGCCCCGACTACCACGACAAGGGGACCGTCTACACGCTCGTCGAACCCGACTGCTCGTATCACAGTTCCATGGAGATGACCGAAGACGAGGTGGCGTTCAAACTGTTGAAGGGGGAGATGGAGCCGGTCGTCACCCGCTACGACGAGGCCGCCGCAATCGAGGAGACGCTCGCCAACATCACCGTCGCGGGCAAGCGGGCGAAGGCGCTCAACGACCGCATGGTCGGGGAGGTGCCGACGAAACACGCCGTCGGCAAACTCATCGAGTACGAGTTCATCGACGGCTTCCAGCCGACGCCGCTCGGGCGAGCGGTCACCGAACACTTCCTTGCGCCCGACGAGGCCTTCGTCATGCTCGATGCGATTCGGAAGGGCGCCGAACCCTACGAACTCGTCGCGGAAATCGAACTCCGCGACGAGCACTGA
- a CDS encoding DUF7123 family protein has translation MNQQTHPAGHLLEYLERRADDGEIYVKSKFLAEDLDLSASQIGVLLGRLQDSAETLDIEQWSYTNATTWRIAPAE, from the coding sequence ATGAATCAACAGACCCACCCCGCCGGACATCTCCTCGAATACCTCGAACGTCGTGCGGACGACGGCGAAATATACGTCAAGAGCAAGTTCCTCGCTGAGGACCTCGACCTCTCGGCGTCCCAGATCGGCGTACTGCTCGGCCGACTGCAGGACTCGGCGGAGACTCTCGACATCGAGCAGTGGTCCTACACCAACGCGACGACGTGGCGCATCGCACCCGCCGAGTAA
- a CDS encoding pro-sigmaK processing inhibitor BofA family protein, producing MVTPIEIGLFVLVLALLFGAYRVIKAVKPFIVNAVVGVIILFIASFLGVPIEITAVAVLICAVGGVPGAILVIALAYLDIAFVGTIAPLVV from the coding sequence ATGGTTACACCAATCGAAATCGGCCTGTTCGTACTCGTGTTGGCGCTGCTGTTCGGCGCCTATCGAGTCATCAAGGCCGTCAAACCGTTCATCGTTAACGCCGTCGTCGGCGTTATCATCCTCTTCATCGCGAGTTTCCTCGGCGTACCAATCGAAATCACGGCGGTTGCGGTACTCATCTGTGCCGTCGGCGGCGTCCCCGGTGCAATACTCGTCATCGCGTTGGCGTATCTCGACATCGCCTTCGTCGGGACGATAGCACCACTTGTGGTGTAA
- a CDS encoding group I intron-associated PD-(D/E)XK endonuclease gives MDSHKKGDLTEAAVLTELKRRDVPVSIPFGDNERYDFVVETPDTQFLRAQIKTGWSRDGVIEFRGYSKHTNSSGNIQKSYDGDIDCFLVFSHEHEQLFFVWEEEVGANMSLRTEEPKQNQPSINWAADYAFDERWPP, from the coding sequence ATGGATTCACACAAGAAAGGTGACCTGACGGAAGCAGCAGTGCTTACCGAACTCAAACGGCGAGACGTGCCGGTCTCGATACCGTTCGGCGACAACGAGCGATACGATTTCGTCGTCGAGACGCCCGACACGCAGTTCTTGCGAGCACAAATAAAAACGGGGTGGTCTCGCGACGGCGTTATCGAATTCCGAGGGTACAGCAAACACACGAACAGTTCGGGAAACATCCAGAAATCCTACGACGGAGATATCGACTGCTTCCTCGTGTTCTCACACGAGCACGAACAGCTCTTCTTCGTGTGGGAAGAGGAGGTCGGTGCCAACATGTCGCTCCGAACCGAAGAGCCGAAACAGAATCAACCCTCGATAAACTGGGCCGCCGACTACGCCTTCGACGAGCGGTGGCCGCCGTAG
- a CDS encoding class I SAM-dependent methyltransferase, with translation MGFHTFDADRADKLEEAGKRYRFLSAEELLWALSPSDDDHVADFGSGTGFFTDDVAPHVNTVHAVDVQEAMHDYYREKGVPDNVELVTSGVGDLPFATDSLDGAFSTMTYHEFASDDALAEIARVLKSDGTLAIVDWAASGDGRYGPPVDERFTAEEAVDALREAGFTVTHEAVRPETFLLTATAPAE, from the coding sequence ATGGGGTTTCACACCTTCGACGCCGACCGCGCCGACAAACTCGAAGAGGCAGGCAAGCGGTATCGGTTCCTCTCGGCCGAGGAGTTGCTCTGGGCACTCTCGCCGAGCGACGACGACCACGTCGCCGACTTCGGGAGCGGCACGGGGTTTTTCACCGACGACGTCGCCCCGCACGTGAACACGGTGCACGCGGTCGACGTTCAGGAGGCGATGCACGACTACTACCGGGAGAAGGGCGTCCCGGACAACGTCGAACTCGTCACCAGCGGCGTGGGCGACCTTCCGTTCGCCACGGACAGTCTCGATGGTGCGTTTTCGACGATGACGTACCACGAGTTCGCCAGCGACGACGCGCTCGCCGAAATCGCTCGCGTGCTGAAAAGCGATGGAACCCTCGCCATCGTCGACTGGGCCGCCTCGGGCGACGGACGCTATGGACCGCCGGTCGACGAGCGATTCACCGCCGAGGAAGCGGTCGACGCCCTCCGGGAGGCGGGGTTCACCGTCACGCACGAGGCCGTTCGACCGGAAACGTTCCTGCTCACGGCGACGGCGCCGGCGGAGTAG
- a CDS encoding DUF302 domain-containing protein produces the protein MTLPIDPSQISPDDFGEAEATLEMDHEEAIEHVREVFTDAGFGIPVEFSPSEMLNEKVDAGRDPYYVLGACNPAVAEKALNVTDNQLGALMPCNVVIWEESPGTQRVYHVSIMRIARLIGMAPDDEEMADIVAETGELVDDAFENL, from the coding sequence ATGACGCTACCAATCGACCCGTCACAGATTAGCCCCGACGACTTCGGTGAAGCCGAAGCGACCCTGGAGATGGACCACGAGGAAGCCATCGAGCACGTCCGCGAGGTGTTTACCGACGCCGGATTCGGCATCCCCGTCGAGTTTTCGCCCTCGGAGATGCTCAACGAGAAAGTCGACGCCGGTCGCGACCCCTACTACGTGCTCGGCGCCTGCAATCCGGCGGTTGCCGAGAAGGCACTCAACGTGACCGACAACCAACTCGGCGCGTTGATGCCCTGCAACGTCGTCATCTGGGAGGAGAGTCCCGGCACCCAGCGCGTCTATCACGTCTCGATTATGCGCATCGCCCGACTCATCGGCATGGCGCCCGACGACGAGGAGATGGCCGACATCGTGGCCGAGACCGGCGAACTCGTCGACGACGCCTTCGAGAACCTCTAA
- a CDS encoding DsbA family protein: protein MDSKSKITRRRAIAAGGATVLFGGGVAYLASGSESDEPEYVPETFHTSEETTGFGVELAGRPLVGDREATVDVYYWTDYLCPFCKKFETETLPTVGSEYIDTGDVRLVVLPYPNIGEYSMPAAVWSRCVWRTVASTDPEAFWRWHGTAFDAQPDSGHDWADEATFREITERTDGVTVSAVDSCRESRGDAIRDAIETNLGVAKSAEISGTPGFILYNRDADAAGKLVGAHPYDTFSDALDRVLEA from the coding sequence ATGGATAGCAAGAGCAAGATTACGCGCCGGCGAGCGATTGCCGCCGGTGGTGCGACGGTACTGTTCGGCGGTGGAGTCGCGTACCTCGCATCCGGCTCTGAATCCGACGAACCGGAATACGTCCCAGAGACGTTCCACACCAGCGAGGAGACGACCGGATTCGGTGTCGAACTCGCCGGCCGGCCGCTCGTGGGCGACCGTGAAGCGACGGTCGACGTGTACTACTGGACGGACTACCTGTGTCCGTTCTGTAAGAAGTTCGAAACCGAAACCCTCCCGACGGTCGGTTCGGAGTACATCGACACCGGAGACGTGCGACTCGTCGTCTTGCCGTATCCGAACATCGGCGAGTACTCGATGCCGGCGGCCGTCTGGAGTCGCTGCGTGTGGCGAACGGTCGCAAGCACCGACCCCGAAGCCTTCTGGCGCTGGCACGGGACAGCGTTCGACGCCCAACCCGATTCGGGACACGACTGGGCCGACGAGGCGACGTTCAGGGAAATCACCGAACGGACCGACGGCGTTACCGTCTCGGCCGTCGACAGTTGTCGGGAGTCCCGCGGCGACGCCATCCGTGACGCCATCGAGACGAACCTCGGTGTCGCCAAGTCGGCCGAAATCAGCGGGACGCCCGGGTTCATCCTCTACAACCGCGACGCCGACGCGGCGGGCAAACTCGTCGGTGCCCACCCCTACGACACCTTCTCTGACGCGCTCGACCGGGTGTTGGAAGCGTGA
- a CDS encoding ABC transporter substrate-binding protein encodes MPFSRRCYLERCGRVGGALGVGVLGGCARNQSSDGNQTTVRIGSKPFPEQKILGYLAYERLQDVGGLTVVDEIGYGNSLANWRATASGEKHLYWEYTGTAWTQLPPRHETRVSDPDRLFERVKSDARSQGLRMADPASFSNEYVIVVDRAWAQQLGISTITELFEYISETSSEIGIALNEEFYHRDDGWDGLLEFYGVDEDVRTALESGEFTVTSVGLTYELLNRNGIQVASGFATDPQLDRPELLAVADDREYFLSYQPTPTAHAPLIESRPEVFEALTPVVDALDETVIRTLNRRVFLEDRPPSIIAKRFLSESGVADV; translated from the coding sequence ATGCCTTTTTCACGCCGATGCTATCTGGAACGTTGCGGGCGCGTCGGCGGTGCACTCGGCGTGGGTGTTCTGGGTGGCTGTGCTCGAAACCAGTCGTCCGACGGGAACCAAACGACGGTTCGAATCGGTTCGAAGCCGTTCCCAGAACAGAAGATATTGGGATATCTCGCCTACGAGCGACTGCAGGACGTCGGGGGGCTCACGGTCGTTGACGAAATCGGGTATGGGAACTCTCTCGCCAACTGGAGGGCGACAGCCAGCGGCGAGAAACACCTGTACTGGGAATACACGGGCACGGCGTGGACACAACTTCCACCCCGACACGAAACACGAGTATCAGACCCCGACCGACTTTTCGAGCGCGTGAAATCGGATGCCCGGTCCCAGGGGCTTCGAATGGCCGACCCTGCGTCGTTTTCGAACGAATACGTCATCGTCGTCGACCGTGCGTGGGCCCAACAACTCGGCATCTCGACTATCACGGAACTGTTCGAGTACATCTCGGAGACGTCGTCCGAAATCGGAATCGCGCTCAACGAGGAGTTTTACCACCGGGACGATGGATGGGACGGCCTGCTTGAGTTCTACGGTGTCGACGAGGATGTACGGACCGCACTCGAATCCGGCGAGTTCACTGTCACCTCCGTCGGGTTGACGTACGAACTGCTGAACCGAAACGGTATCCAGGTGGCGAGTGGGTTCGCCACTGACCCGCAACTCGACCGCCCCGAACTGCTGGCAGTGGCCGACGACCGCGAGTACTTCCTCTCCTATCAGCCAACCCCAACGGCTCACGCACCGCTTATCGAATCTCGGCCCGAGGTCTTCGAGGCTTTGACCCCAGTCGTCGACGCACTTGATGAGACGGTGATACGGACGCTCAACCGCCGTGTATTTCTCGAAGACCGGCCCCCAAGCATCATCGCAAAGCGATTCCTCAGCGAATCGGGTGTGGCCGATGTCTGA
- a CDS encoding sensor histidine kinase — protein MDRSVPVFGRLRDVVTASFRRKLATALLIVFLVVSLVTVGLYVQIGALLDENVEQSMTAAANAEANELNEWSGQHRLLARVLSEHPVYDSGNVSEMRTFLEAQHSGRQETSVVRAYVVDRRNQTVTASSDSRIEGQQVSDLPWEEPFSFRDFDDVQLTQPYEVENGTTVVGFIAPIRRLPGSLLVVEINTESVFERFEHPVDGGFTRVVNSNGTVVFADDRDAALTQYSEGTQRAPIVSRGLRGESGFTDSPTYIGGASGSEYIAAYDSVSGTDWVVVEHAPAEEAYVITRRGRTWIGGIAVVALVALFVVVGVLGADVTTALSGLTDRARRIEAGEYDVPFETDRPDEFGDLNRTLESTRDTLQARIEELRETKADLETSNTALEERSAMVSVLNRILRHNVRNDVNVITGRTELAASRTDDQVIHEDLEAVKEAAWELAELSDRTQRIKQLLSETESETRPMQLGESLSSAVSNLDKAGSDATITVDGGEATVVESSPMFPVAIADVVEQILSHNDESVRVDITVAEDEADDSVVVVHIDDDCGGLPELDVHAVGAGEETPLNHGEGLALWCLEWTVSKAGGELDVDPVDSTLEIRLPRSDSLQTGGPSSQRGNQGLQ, from the coding sequence ATGGATAGGTCGGTTCCCGTGTTCGGACGGCTCCGAGATGTGGTCACGGCATCGTTCCGCCGGAAACTCGCGACCGCTCTTCTCATCGTCTTCCTCGTCGTCAGTCTCGTGACGGTCGGTTTGTACGTTCAAATCGGTGCGTTGCTGGACGAGAACGTCGAACAGTCGATGACAGCGGCTGCAAACGCCGAGGCGAACGAATTGAACGAATGGAGTGGTCAGCATCGTCTCTTGGCTCGGGTCCTCTCGGAACACCCAGTCTACGACTCGGGTAACGTCTCTGAGATGCGTACGTTCCTCGAGGCCCAGCATTCTGGTCGACAGGAAACCTCAGTCGTTCGAGCGTACGTCGTCGACCGTCGGAATCAGACTGTCACCGCCAGCTCGGACTCCCGGATTGAAGGTCAGCAAGTTAGCGACCTTCCATGGGAGGAACCGTTCTCGTTCCGGGATTTCGACGACGTTCAGTTGACGCAGCCCTACGAGGTTGAAAACGGAACCACTGTAGTCGGATTTATCGCACCGATACGACGGTTGCCAGGTAGCTTACTCGTCGTGGAAATCAACACCGAAAGCGTCTTCGAGCGGTTCGAACACCCCGTCGATGGTGGCTTCACCAGAGTGGTGAACTCGAACGGTACGGTCGTGTTTGCCGACGACCGCGACGCGGCACTGACACAGTACAGCGAGGGAACACAACGAGCGCCGATAGTTAGCAGAGGTCTCCGGGGTGAATCTGGGTTCACGGACTCACCGACGTACATTGGCGGGGCCTCTGGTTCGGAATACATCGCTGCATACGATTCGGTTTCCGGTACCGACTGGGTCGTCGTCGAACACGCACCTGCCGAAGAAGCGTACGTCATAACTCGGCGCGGGCGAACGTGGATTGGTGGTATCGCCGTTGTCGCGCTGGTCGCACTGTTCGTGGTTGTCGGTGTTCTCGGAGCCGACGTGACGACTGCGCTGTCAGGGCTGACCGACCGTGCCAGACGTATCGAAGCGGGAGAGTACGATGTCCCGTTCGAGACGGACCGCCCCGACGAGTTCGGCGACCTCAACCGGACGCTTGAATCGACCCGCGACACACTGCAGGCCCGCATTGAGGAACTCCGTGAGACGAAAGCCGACCTCGAGACCTCGAATACGGCGCTCGAAGAACGGTCAGCAATGGTGAGCGTCCTGAACCGGATTCTCCGACACAACGTCAGAAACGATGTGAACGTCATCACTGGTCGGACGGAACTGGCCGCCTCCCGTACCGATGACCAGGTCATCCATGAAGACCTCGAAGCCGTCAAGGAGGCCGCTTGGGAACTTGCTGAACTCTCCGACCGCACACAGCGAATCAAGCAGTTGCTTTCCGAAACGGAGTCTGAGACGAGACCGATGCAACTGGGGGAGAGCCTATCGTCAGCTGTGTCGAACCTGGATAAAGCTGGGTCTGACGCGACTATCACGGTCGACGGCGGCGAGGCGACGGTTGTCGAATCCTCACCGATGTTCCCCGTCGCCATTGCTGATGTCGTCGAGCAAATCCTCTCACACAACGACGAGTCAGTACGAGTCGATATCACGGTAGCTGAAGACGAAGCCGATGATAGTGTGGTTGTAGTTCACATTGATGACGACTGTGGCGGGCTACCGGAGTTAGACGTTCACGCCGTTGGCGCTGGCGAGGAAACGCCGCTCAACCATGGCGAAGGACTGGCGCTTTGGTGTCTGGAGTGGACCGTCTCGAAAGCGGGTGGGGAACTCGATGTTGACCCGGTTGATTCGACGCTTGAAATCCGCTTACCACGGAGCGACTCACTCCAAACGGGGGGTCCGAGTAGTCAACGGGGTAATCAAGGCCTTCAATAA
- a CDS encoding helix-turn-helix domain-containing protein: MVDSMAEQLQQDMECEGLLECFHGLKRLDREVFQTLVHTDEPLTVDAIAETVDRERSTAYRAVQRLLQAGFIQKEQVNYDQGGYYHVYKPASNVTDDMQRFLNDWYAKMGQLIDEFENKYERNDAPNSLEG, encoded by the coding sequence ATGGTCGACTCGATGGCTGAACAACTCCAGCAAGACATGGAGTGTGAGGGGCTCTTGGAGTGCTTTCACGGGCTCAAACGGCTCGACAGGGAGGTCTTCCAAACGCTCGTTCACACGGACGAACCGCTAACCGTCGACGCGATTGCGGAGACGGTTGACCGCGAGCGCTCGACGGCGTACCGCGCCGTCCAGCGACTGCTTCAGGCCGGCTTCATCCAGAAAGAGCAGGTCAACTACGACCAGGGCGGCTACTACCACGTGTATAAGCCGGCCTCGAACGTCACCGACGACATGCAGCGGTTCCTCAACGACTGGTACGCGAAGATGGGCCAACTCATCGACGAGTTCGAGAACAAATACGAACGGAACGACGCCCCAAACTCACTCGAAGGCTAA
- the trxA gene encoding thioredoxin, translating into MTVETASDTGTTTPDEPRPIAGQSELDEFVADNDVVLADFYADWCGPCQMIAPIVERLAAETDAAVAKVDVDRNQQLAAAYGVRGVPTLVLFADGEQVEEIVGVQGEDQLRSLIRGYTE; encoded by the coding sequence ATGACAGTCGAAACCGCTTCCGACACAGGAACAACCACGCCCGACGAACCACGCCCCATCGCCGGCCAGAGCGAACTGGACGAGTTCGTCGCGGACAACGACGTGGTCCTCGCGGACTTCTACGCCGACTGGTGTGGTCCCTGTCAGATGATTGCGCCCATCGTCGAGCGACTGGCCGCCGAGACCGACGCCGCGGTCGCGAAAGTCGACGTTGACAGAAACCAACAGCTGGCGGCCGCCTACGGCGTCCGTGGGGTGCCCACGCTCGTCCTCTTTGCCGACGGCGAGCAGGTCGAGGAAATCGTCGGCGTCCAGGGCGAAGACCAACTCCGCTCGCTGATTCGGGGGTACACCGAGTAA